The genomic segment GAATCTCAAGCGTACGCTCCTGCCCCGTAACCGCAATGACGAGCAGCGGCTTCACCGCCGACTCCAGTTGACTCATCCACCCGTTGTTGCACGGTCGACACACGACGCGGAGCGTTTTGGAGATTAGGTGCCCTTGGCGCCTGTAACGCTCAGTGACTTCCTTAGGGCCAGCCCCAAGTTGAGTAACGAGGGTCGCGACGTTATGCACCTTGCCGGATTCAATAAATTCAGCCAACCAAGCAGGATAGAAATGCTCCTTGCTCTGATTGCCATAAGCGCCACAGAAGATGCATGGCTTTGACTGCTTCACGCGCGACGTTGTCTCCCAATGTCGTCTAACCGCCAGAATTAATCCGACCCGCAGAGCAGGATCGGATCGAATGAACTGTCAGCACCGATCACGCCGAGTTTGCCAGCTGTACGGCCTGGCGAGTAATAATGAACTTTCTAGTGCCCTTGCTGCCGTAGTCGAGTCTGAGGATGCCAAATTCAACCAAAGTGTCTAGGTCATCTTCAACAAATCGCGGCTCATCGATCTGGAGTCCATCGGATCCGCCGATAAAGTGGTAGCGGGTTCCAGCTGGGCCAAGGACTTTGCGCTCCCAGCATTCGTTAGCCCCCGAGGCAACGAACTGCTTAACAATAGAAATTGCTTGAGCTGACAGAACAGTGCTTGGCCGAACTGAAGTAGCTAGATTTGAAAAAGTTCCTACATGAGATGCTACAGAGGCAAGAACTGAATCGAGACTGTCGAGACGTTGCACAAGCTCTTGGTGGTTAAGCGCGAGTATGGACTTCAGCTGCACTGCGAGTGCCTGATTGCGCTCAATTCTCAGGGCAACGTCCTCATGGCGCTTTTCTCTCAGCCATTCAACGAAATCTGACAGTTGATTGCCGGATCGTTCACTCTTGAAATTACTCAGCAAGCCGACGATCGTCGCGAAGCTAGTTGCCGCCGTTAGTGGATCCATAAAGTAGTGTCCTGTGACCGCTAACGCGCGAATTAAGCCGTTCCGCGAAGCGGCGCCGGCTTGAATGAAATGTTAGCCATTACGCAGAAGAACTGCGACAAGACCGGTGATTGAACCAATGATGCCTGTCAGTGCTGTGATCCAGACAAGAAAACGAGAGCTACTTTCATGGCGATCTTTAAGCTCTTGTCGAATCTCCTGCCGAAGAGAGCGGACACCTGCAACGGTCAAGTACCGGCCACCAGTTTGCCGCCCCTCATACCAAATATCTGATTCCGTATCGTCAGAGCTTCGGATGTAAGGAATTGGAACCCTTAATCGCCTAGATTGTCGTAGTAGCTCTGACGTGAGGTAGCTGTCCTCCAGCTCCTGCTGCAGTTCCATCTCGAATCGTTCTGCTCCTTCGAGCTCAGCGACCTCATTGAACTTCTTGGCGCTTCGTGCCGCAGCGATCGCATTACCGTAGCCGCGCTGGATAGCCCGCCTAGACCACGCCAATCGAATTCTCTCCGGGGCAAGCTTGTGAATGATGTTGGATAAGCGCGACATTGGGTCAAGAGTGGCTAACAGTTGAATGAATTGTTATGTGGCACCTCAGTGGTACTTGCCATCTACACCGAGGATGGAGCCAGGCGGATGGTACGCGCCATCCACGCCAAGGAAGTAGCCAAGAGGGTGATATTTGCCATCTATGCCCAAGAGGCTTCCCTTGGGATGGTACTGACCATCAAGGCCGAGAAAGTGATCTTTGGGGTGGTACTGGCCGTCGAGACCAAGCACTGAGTCCTTGGGGTGGTACTTTCCGTCCAGCCCAAGAACCTCTCCTTGCTTGTGATATTGGCCATCTAATCCGAGGGTAGAACCATTTTCGTGATACTTCCCGTCCATGCCAAGAGTTGATCCGGCTTTGTGATACTTGCCGTCGAGGCCAAGTTGGTAGCCTTTAGGGTGGTACTGGCCGTCAAGGCCCAAAAATGAACCTGGGGCGTGGTACTTGCCGTCTTGTCCAAGGAACCAACCAGCCGGATGGTACTTTCCGTCAGCGCCGAGAAACTTGGTCATTGCAAATCTCCGATTGTGACGAACTCCAGTGCCACATAACGCTTGAGTAAAGCCGCATCGCGAAGCGGCGTCGGCTTGAATGGATTGTTATGTTGCAATCTTTCTGACCGGAAAAAGAATGGTTCCAAGTCTAACGATTGAATCTAGCTTCGCTCGCATCGCATCAGCAAACAGGACGCGGCCGCTCAGCACGAGCGCCAAGTCCTCCCCAGTCATAAGAATTATCCGGGGCGAGTCGCCCGAGTACTTTTGCACCGCCATATCATCAAATCCGTTGGCCGACACGAAGAAGCCCCTCGTGCTCTGCGCCTTGCCGCGTATCTTCCCATCAAAAATTGACAGGTCAGGTTGCTTTGTGAGCTCTTGCGTCCACTTGACCTCTACGAGGTAGTCAAACTTCTCGTACTTGAAGTGACCGTCAATTTGCTCGCGACCTGGTGTGCGATACGGCTTCGAGTGTTCAAGCTCACTCAGGTGGAGAAGCTGAAAGAACAGCAGCTCAAGCTTAAACCCCCGCTGTTGCGGGGTGACATCACTTGCGGTTGTGAGATTAAGAAACTCAGAATTCAAGTCTTCAAGGCGTTTGCCTTGGGCGCGCCGATCAGCGATTGACTGTGCGTGGGTGGCTTTTGCTCGCTCGTGCTCTCGCTTCTTGATTTCGGCTTCGATCGGATCGTCACCGATGGCTTGGTGGAACTCTGACAGCAGCCTCTTAGCTTTTTTTTCGTCGAGCTGGTCCCGATCAATTGGGCCTTTCAGCCGGTAGAAGCCGGATGCAATGGCGTTGACTAGATCGCTGTTACCCACCTGATCGAGGTCTTCGAGCACCGCGCGCATCATTGTGTATTTATTGTATGTCTCTCGTGGGTATTTGCGTTGCACAGTCTTTGGAACGCCGCAGCTGTCGAGGAAGCTATAGAAGCCCGCCCAATACCAAAAGCAAGCTCCGGCGAGCTCCACCATCTTCTCTTTAGCTTCGAAGCTGAGCTTTTTGGCCATGGGTCGCCGGATTGTTTGTTGCAACATAACACCTGAATTAAGCCGACTTGCGAAGCAAGTTCGGCTTGAATGAATTGTTAGAGGTCACAAGCCGTCATCATCGAGGCTTACCTGTGGTGTCTTGTGCGCCCGGCTCTTCGCTTGGAGTTGTTTCAGGTGTCGGCACAGGTTTAGATGACGCCGGTCTTGGGGTAATCTCAGCGGCAGTAATTCCTTTTATGATCCTAGTCTCGCCGCTAATGATCTTTGAAATAACTTCGTCGGACGGATTGTTCCGTGAGCTTGTCATTGAAGCCTCCTCAGCATTTGTGGCTACGAAAACCGCAGTTGAAAAAACAGCCAGTC from the Luteimonas fraxinea genome contains:
- a CDS encoding restriction endonuclease, with translation MAKKLSFEAKEKMVELAGACFWYWAGFYSFLDSCGVPKTVQRKYPRETYNKYTMMRAVLEDLDQVGNSDLVNAIASGFYRLKGPIDRDQLDEKKAKRLLSEFHQAIGDDPIEAEIKKREHERAKATHAQSIADRRAQGKRLEDLNSEFLNLTTASDVTPQQRGFKLELLFFQLLHLSELEHSKPYRTPGREQIDGHFKYEKFDYLVEVKWTQELTKQPDLSIFDGKIRGKAQSTRGFFVSANGFDDMAVQKYSGDSPRIILMTGEDLALVLSGRVLFADAMRAKLDSIVRLGTILFPVRKIAT